In the genome of Microcoleus vaginatus PCC 9802, the window GTCGAAGTTTTAGACGTTTCCAAAGTATTTAAAAGTGTCCGCAGTCAAGATTTCTTAGCTGTCGATAACATCAACCTCCAAATTTACGATCGAGAATTCTTTTCTTTACTCGGCCCTTCTGGCTGCGGCAAAACTACAACTTTGCGAATGATCGCTGGTTTTGAAATTCCCACAGCGGGCGAAATTTACCTTCACGGCCAACCGATGCAAAATCGCCCGCCATTTCACCGCCCAGTAAATACGGTATTTCAAAACTATGCTTTATTTCCGCACATGACAGTAGCACAAAATGCCGCTTTTGGGTTGGAAATGGAGAATTTGCCTCAGAAAACAATTCGCGATCGCGTTGCTGAAGCCTTAGCATTAGTACAGTTAACCGAGGTAGAAAAACGCTATCCCCGCCAACTGTCAGGGGGACAGCAGCAACGAGTAGCGCTAGCAAGAGCATTAGTCAAACAGCCGTCTGTTTTGCTGTTGGATGAACCCCTAGGAGCGCTGGATTTAAAATTGCGTAAAGAGATGCAATTAGAATTAAAAAAAATGCAGCGAAAATTGGGAATTACATTTATTTATGTAACTCACGACCAAGAAGAAGCACTAACGATGTCGGACAGAATTGCAGTAATGGATGGAGGAAAACTGCAACAAGTCGGCACGCCAGTTGATATTTATGAATATCCTAAAACTCGGTTTGTTGCTGATTTTATTGGCGATAGCAATTTTTTAAGCGGGCAAGTAGTAGAAAAGCAACACGGTCAAATAATCGTGTTGGTTGACCAGCAGTTGCCCGTGTTAGTTGCGACAGCAGAATATCTGCCCGCTGGTAAAGTTGTTACCCTAGTGTTGCGGCCAGAAAAAGCTGCTATTTACCCGGCTAATTATGATGTTGAAAATAGCTGGCCGGGAATAGTAGAAGAGGCTATTTATATTGGCACTGACACGCGCTATACGGTGCGGTTGACGGCTAAAAGTTCGATCGCCATTCGCCGACAAAACTTGCACAGAGATGACTTGCAGCGACACAAAGTCGGCGACAGCGTTCGACTTGCCGTGCCGCCGGAAAGTATCTGCATTTTATGAAAAATTCTGCTTAATTCAATCTCCCTTACTCCCGTGATTGCGAAGGAGGTTCCGCTTCTTCAGGCGAGGGAATCTCCGAAGGACTCGATTCCGGCGACGGCGAAGAAGTTTCCGCTTCGGGCGGCGGAATTTCCGAAGGAGTCGATTCGGGCGACGGCGAGAGACTCTCGGCCCCGCGCGAGGGAATTTCCGAAGGAGTCGATTCGGGCGACGGCGAGGCACTCTCGGCACCGGGCGAGGGAATCTCGGAAGGACTTGGGGCGGAAGTTTCCGGCGGTGGCGGAAGTTGTTCGGTTTGGGGCTGGGGGCTTTGGAGGCTTTGCACCCACAAACCTAAACTGCCGCCGGCTAATATCAGCCCCAACAGCCCCAGTAGGGACAGCGGAAGCTTGGACCGCCGTTTTTGAACGGGTTCCGGGGCGGGGGAAGTTTCGGGGTACAACAACTGTTTGGACGATTCAGAAAGCTGAGATTCTGGAATCCTCCCGGACTTCTTGAGGGAGGCCGGGAGCGACGGTGGCAGGGACACCGAGGCTGACGCCGGCGCTGAGGCCACCGCCGGATCAAACAGTACCAATCTCTCCGGCGACATTCGACAGTGAGTCACCACCACAGAGGTGTTGTCGTAACCATTTTTCTCGTTGGCGAGACGAATCCAAGACTGAACCGCGGCTTCCAAAGACATTTTGCCTTCGAGCACCTCTGGGCCGTAATTCTCCCAAGACTGCTCTACCCAGTCGTTGTCGCTCAAACCGTCGGAACACAGCAGCAGTAAGCCTTCCTCTTCGACAATAAATCGCTGAATCGTCGGGCGCAGGAAATCGCCGTCCCGCGTGCCCAAAGCTTGAGTCAAGGCTCCTGCATCCGATCGCAGTTGAGTTTCCCAGTATAAACAGTGTCCTAGCTGGACTTCCCTTGAGGCTACGTCGTCGTCCACAGTCAGCCGGTGACAGTAATTTTTGCCAATCCAATAAGCCCGGCTGTCTCCAACATTGACTAAATAAAGTTCGTGACTGTTATTCGAGGGCAACTCCTCGGAAATTTTCACTTTTTGAGGCAACTGGAGGGCCATCACCAAAGTTGTCCCCATCCGCTGTCGCAACTCTTTTCCCTGCTCGTTATTTTGAGCGGAAATCACATTATTCACAACTCTCACTATTTCTTCGAGTTGCTTGATGACCATTGCTGGCGTCATCAACTCTTCTTGTTCAGCAATTTCTGCGAGCAAATTTTGGATTAAAGCTTTCAGGGACTGCACGGCTAATTGACTGGCAACTTCTCCCCCTTCGTGGCCTCCAACCCCGTCGCAAACCATTGTCAAGTAAGGAATTAGTTTGTCGTTCCCTGAAGTTTTGCTAGATTGAAAATCCGTAGCAACCGGATAGCAACTGTCTTCATTTTGGGAGCGCTGCGGCCCGGTATCGGTCATGCCGACTACTTCTAAGTGCAGAGGCAATTTAGCGGCTTGTTCTAATAGTAAATCGTTGAGTTCCAGGGCGATCGCCTCGAAATTCATGCTGCTGCGGCGCATAAACTGACAAATCTCTCCGAGTCTCGACTGCACCTCGGGTTGCGCTGATTCCACCAAACCTGACCACACATCTCCCAAATCCCGCAGCGTCGGTACAAAATTGCCCCGGTGCAGTTCCAGCAGGCGTACCCGCCAACCTTCCACCCGCAAATTTTGCGGTACCAGCAAACTCGAAGCGACTCCTTGTTCCGACAGCGGCGCCCACATTTGGAGCATTTGCCACAGCCAGTAAACTTGGCGCGCGCCGCTTGTCCCCGACCAAGATTCTAAAATAGAAGGATACAGGCGACCGAAATTATTGATGGGCACATTTTCCAACAACAGCACCTCTGTCGCTTCCGGTGCTTCCCCTAGCGAACAAAAACCGTATACTTCCGGCGTATGCAGCCGTTGGGGATACAAATGCAGGTAAGGCATAATGCTATCCGGCAGTTGTTCCGGGACGCTGGGAGGCAGAACAGGACGGCTGTCGAGCCAGATTTGGGGTGCAATGACAAAGTATCGATCGGCTATTACCTTACCCGTCGGCACTTCCTCGGCTGCTTGCCCCACCACCCACACATAGCGATAAATTAAATCCGTTTCGCACGCTGCACAGTGCTGGCGGCCAAAGGTATTACGGGGATCTGGACAGCTAAGATTCGGGCAATAAATGGGTTCGGAGAAACTGCTGATCATATCGAAATAGTTTGTGTAATAAAAACATTCTGAAGATATATGATTCGCAAGCCCAAATTCATGAGCTTGAGAATAAACTGATTTTAGCCCCTATCAATTTCTTAACTGCCTTTGGGCCCGTAGAAATTGTAGTTTCTGCCAGTCTGCACCGGCTTAAATTGTAATTTAAGTTACTAAACTCAGACTTGGAGTACGATGGAAGCCTCAACCTGGTACCGCTGCGCGAAAAAGCGCTCTGAGGGCTTGCAAGTGGCAAACCCTTGCAGAGTCAGTTGTTTGCATTTCTTAAATTTTAAATTTCAAATCTAAGATCTAAATAGTATCACCTATTCTTTTTATGATCTGGACTCCGACGCTCCTTTGGCTGCTAGCTGGGTCTTTGCTGTGTTTGGCAGAGCTATTTCTCCCGACTGCTTTTGTCGCTTTTCTGATGGGACTGAGCGCCTTCGCCGTAGCTGGATGCTCTCTAGTTCTACCTTACGTTAATTTACAAATATTCCTCTGGATGGTATTTTCGACAGTTTTTGTGCTGCTGTCTCGGGGGTTGATACCAAAAGGCACGGCAAGGGCGATCGCAGATTCTCAGGAAGCAAAAACTTTAACAGAAATTCCCCCCGGAGAAGCCGGCCGAGTCATTTATGAGGGGAATTCTTGGCAAGCTCGCTGCGAAGACACGAAGGCGACTATCCCCCCCAACCAAAACGTAATTGTCGTCGGACGGAAAGGCACTACTCTGATAGTTTTGCCAGAAAATCTCTTGCATTCTTAAACAAAATGCGTAATTAATCACAGCCAATTAGTAGTTAGTCATCAGTCATTAGTCAACATTTAACAGTCAACAGTCAACACTCTATATTGATAGGAGGCGACCGTGGAACAATTTTTTTTACTTGTATTTTTAGCACTCGGCGGCTCAGCCCTCGCAGGTTCAGTCAAGATTATCAATCAGGGAAATGAAGCGCTGGTGGAAACTTTAGGTAAATACAGCGGCAAGAAACTGGAACCCGGTTTGAATTTTGTCACGCCGTTTTTCGATCGCGTCGTGTACGAGCAAACAATTCGGGAAAAAGTCTTAGATATTCCTCCGCAAGCTTGTATCACCCGCGATAACGTTTCCTTCACGGTTGATGCTGTGGTTTACTGGCGCATTGTAGACTTGGAAAAAGCTTGTTACAAAGTAGAAAATCTCCAGTCAGCAATGGTAAATATGGTGCTGACTCAAATTCGCGCCGAAATGGGTCAACTGGATCTAGAACAAACCTTTACTGCTCGTTCTCAAATTAATGAAATCTTGCTCAGAGATTTAGATATTGTTACTGATCCTTGGGGAGTTAAAGTAACGCGGGTAGAATTGCGCGATATTATCCCTTCTAAAACTGTACAGGAATCGATGGAATTGCAAATGGCCGCCGATCGACGGAAGCGGGCGGCAATTCTGACATCCGAGGGCGAACGCGAGTCAGCAGTTAACAGCGCCAAAGGTAAAGCAGAAGCGCAAGTTCTGGACGCAGAAGCGCGCCAAAAAGCGACTATTTTGGAAGCGGAAGCTCAACAAAAGGCGATCGTCCTGAAAGCTCAAGCAGAACGCCAAAGTCAGGTTTTGAAAGCTCAAGCTACTTCCGAGGCCTTGCAAATTATTGGCAAAACTCTGCAAAATGACCCCAATGCTCGTGAAGCTTTACAATTTTTGTTAGCTCAAAACTATCTGGATATGGGCTTAAAAATTGGCACCAGCGACAGCAGCAAGGTGATGTTTATGGACCCGCGTAGCATTCCCGCTACGCTCGAAGGAATGCGATCTATCGTTGGGGAAGGTAATAATAATGAGGTGAAAAAGTAGTCTTAGCTAGAATGGGCAATTGAAAGAGACTGGCAACTCTGTATGAGGGGTTTTATCCCTCATACAGAGTTACCATGAATAGCAAAAATGATTGTGTAATCACACAGCAAATTGTTAAATAATCGGCGTTGCTGAATTAAGATATGATTGATTCTAATAACAATTCACAAAAAACAATTCAACACAAGTCATCTTCTAGGGAATGTCCT includes:
- a CDS encoding SPFH/Band 7/PHB domain protein codes for the protein MEQFFLLVFLALGGSALAGSVKIINQGNEALVETLGKYSGKKLEPGLNFVTPFFDRVVYEQTIREKVLDIPPQACITRDNVSFTVDAVVYWRIVDLEKACYKVENLQSAMVNMVLTQIRAEMGQLDLEQTFTARSQINEILLRDLDIVTDPWGVKVTRVELRDIIPSKTVQESMELQMAADRRKRAAILTSEGERESAVNSAKGKAEAQVLDAEARQKATILEAEAQQKAIVLKAQAERQSQVLKAQATSEALQIIGKTLQNDPNAREALQFLLAQNYLDMGLKIGTSDSSKVMFMDPRSIPATLEGMRSIVGEGNNNEVKK
- a CDS encoding NfeD family protein is translated as MIWTPTLLWLLAGSLLCLAELFLPTAFVAFLMGLSAFAVAGCSLVLPYVNLQIFLWMVFSTVFVLLSRGLIPKGTARAIADSQEAKTLTEIPPGEAGRVIYEGNSWQARCEDTKATIPPNQNVIVVGRKGTTLIVLPENLLHS
- a CDS encoding ABC transporter ATP-binding protein, translated to MHAVEVLDVSKVFKSVRSQDFLAVDNINLQIYDREFFSLLGPSGCGKTTTLRMIAGFEIPTAGEIYLHGQPMQNRPPFHRPVNTVFQNYALFPHMTVAQNAAFGLEMENLPQKTIRDRVAEALALVQLTEVEKRYPRQLSGGQQQRVALARALVKQPSVLLLDEPLGALDLKLRKEMQLELKKMQRKLGITFIYVTHDQEEALTMSDRIAVMDGGKLQQVGTPVDIYEYPKTRFVADFIGDSNFLSGQVVEKQHGQIIVLVDQQLPVLVATAEYLPAGKVVTLVLRPEKAAIYPANYDVENSWPGIVEEAIYIGTDTRYTVRLTAKSSIAIRRQNLHRDDLQRHKVGDSVRLAVPPESICIL